Proteins co-encoded in one Flavivirga eckloniae genomic window:
- a CDS encoding helix-turn-helix domain-containing protein, giving the protein MSFKSRTLLFVICLFVVSNKLVATPKVKTIPIFNIQVDSLIEQQSIRNDMTQLELLVLYNDALKEKKPADSVNIFKKLAILNADLGQPEDALIYTEKYIKNTLDFSILNSEAYNVIRGSEAHKELSENYMLQIDWISFIFLYVALIGFFFTVIINFSKKANRCAKLFISGFVGVHSLFILEFVLYISNIQYRLPHTYLIAALTALLYGPFLYLYFKSVTYNFKFRTIDLLHFLPTLILIVYLFPMYSLSSNDKIEIMLEINNSYNINRYVIFISKVVSLFIYAILIGKFHYSRRKEEDSIKGKKPVNRWKKTIYAIHVIYLVSYIIYGLPVSGLMLSFPYFINYIQVSIMSVMVIYLAYMAYVQPEIFKSYSVGTSENTIPPLEKYQKSGLTNALSEELKGNLIRLFVEDKVFKENNINLEELSKRLNTTRHNTSQIINEHFNINFFELINKFRIQEAIRILKEDIHGSLNIIDIAYEVGYNNKVTFNKAFKKETSLTPSEFINMQIKKGLYK; this is encoded by the coding sequence ATGTCATTCAAATCAAGAACACTATTGTTTGTTATATGCTTATTTGTTGTATCCAACAAATTAGTCGCCACCCCAAAAGTAAAAACGATCCCTATATTTAATATTCAGGTAGATAGCTTGATTGAACAGCAAAGTATCAGAAACGATATGACTCAGTTGGAGCTGTTGGTGCTTTATAATGACGCTTTAAAAGAAAAGAAACCAGCAGATTCAGTCAATATATTTAAAAAGTTAGCCATACTTAATGCCGATCTTGGTCAACCGGAAGACGCACTCATTTATACCGAAAAGTATATTAAAAATACATTAGATTTTTCCATCCTGAATAGTGAGGCATATAATGTTATTAGGGGCTCTGAAGCGCATAAAGAACTATCTGAGAATTACATGTTGCAAATTGACTGGATTTCATTCATATTCTTATATGTTGCTTTAATTGGTTTCTTTTTTACCGTAATTATTAATTTTTCTAAAAAGGCAAATAGGTGTGCCAAACTATTCATTAGTGGTTTTGTAGGCGTACACTCTTTATTTATTCTGGAGTTTGTTTTGTACATCTCTAATATTCAGTATAGGCTGCCCCATACATACTTAATAGCCGCATTGACGGCACTTTTATATGGACCGTTCTTGTATTTGTATTTTAAAAGCGTTACTTATAATTTTAAGTTTCGGACTATTGACTTATTACATTTTCTACCAACTCTTATTTTAATTGTGTATTTATTTCCAATGTATTCGCTTTCATCCAACGATAAAATTGAAATTATGCTGGAAATAAATAATTCATATAATATAAATAGGTATGTCATATTTATTTCAAAAGTGGTGTCACTTTTTATATATGCTATTTTAATTGGAAAGTTTCATTATTCGCGTAGAAAAGAAGAGGATTCTATAAAAGGTAAAAAACCCGTTAATAGGTGGAAGAAAACCATTTACGCCATACATGTTATTTATCTAGTTTCATATATCATTTATGGTTTGCCTGTAAGCGGATTAATGCTTTCTTTTCCTTACTTCATTAATTATATACAAGTAAGTATTATGTCTGTTATGGTTATTTATCTAGCCTATATGGCATATGTTCAGCCCGAAATTTTTAAGAGCTATTCAGTCGGTACATCAGAAAACACAATACCCCCTTTAGAAAAATATCAGAAATCTGGACTTACAAATGCCTTATCGGAAGAACTTAAAGGAAATTTAATCAGGCTATTTGTAGAAGATAAGGTATTTAAAGAAAATAATATAAATCTAGAAGAACTGTCTAAAAGACTAAATACTACAAGGCATAATACATCCCAAATAATAAACGAACATTTTAATATAAACTTTTTCGAACTCATAAATAAGTTTAGAATTCAGGAGGCCATTCGTATTCTTAAGGAAGATATTCATGGCAGTCTTAACATTATAGATATAGCCTATGAAGTTGGCTATAATAATAAGGTCACTTTTAATAAAGCCTTTAAAAAAGAAACATCCCTTACACCTTCAGAGTTTATAAATATGCAGATCAAAAAAGGGTTGTACAAGTAA
- the galE gene encoding UDP-glucose 4-epimerase GalE: protein MDKILVTGGLGFIGSHTVVELQNEGYEVVIIDDLSNSSIKVLDGIKAITGKAPIFEKLDLKNKAGVEAFFKEHNDVKGVIHFAASKAVGESVKEPLLYYENNIGTLVYILQELKKLPSSSFIFSSSCTVYGQADELPITESAPVKQAESPYGNTKQIGEEIIRDTCKAVPSIQAIALRYFNPVGAHESTMIGELPIGVPQNLVPFITQTAIGLREELSVFGDDYPTTDGTCVRDYIHVVDLAKAHVVALGRLLQNKNESSYETFNLGTGKGSSVLEVVKSFERVSGEKLNYKIVGRREGDIISAYADTNKANDVLGWKTELSLDDAMRSAWLWEQKVRANK, encoded by the coding sequence ATGGATAAAATATTAGTTACAGGCGGATTAGGTTTTATTGGATCACATACAGTTGTAGAATTACAAAATGAAGGTTACGAAGTTGTTATAATTGATGATTTGTCTAATTCATCAATCAAGGTTTTAGACGGCATTAAAGCAATAACAGGAAAAGCGCCAATTTTTGAAAAGCTGGATTTAAAGAATAAAGCAGGAGTTGAAGCTTTTTTTAAAGAACATAATGATGTAAAAGGTGTTATCCATTTTGCTGCGAGTAAAGCTGTTGGTGAGAGTGTGAAAGAGCCTTTACTGTACTACGAAAACAATATTGGGACTTTGGTTTATATTTTACAAGAACTAAAAAAGTTACCATCGTCAAGTTTTATCTTTAGTTCATCTTGTACTGTTTACGGACAGGCAGACGAATTGCCAATAACAGAAAGTGCGCCAGTAAAACAGGCCGAATCTCCTTATGGAAACACAAAGCAGATAGGTGAGGAAATTATTAGAGATACCTGTAAAGCAGTTCCAAGTATACAAGCTATAGCATTGCGTTATTTTAATCCTGTTGGAGCACATGAATCTACTATGATAGGAGAATTACCTATTGGTGTACCTCAAAATTTAGTTCCTTTTATAACTCAAACCGCGATTGGATTACGCGAAGAACTATCTGTTTTTGGAGATGATTATCCAACAACAGATGGTACCTGTGTTCGAGATTATATCCATGTGGTGGATTTAGCAAAGGCACACGTAGTTGCTTTAGGGCGCTTGTTACAAAATAAAAATGAATCGAGTTACGAAACATTTAATTTAGGAACCGGAAAAGGAAGTTCAGTACTCGAAGTTGTTAAATCTTTCGAACGCGTTTCTGGAGAAAAACTAAATTATAAAATTGTTGGTAGAAGAGAAGGTGATATTATTTCGGCTTATGCAGATACGAACAAAGCTAATGATGTATTAGGTTGGAAAACCGAATTAAGCTTAGATGATGCTATGCGTTCGGCATGGTTATGGGAGCAAAAAGTTAGAGCAAATAAATAG
- a CDS encoding DegT/DnrJ/EryC1/StrS family aminotransferase translates to MKKIQMVDLKGQYSGIKDVVNTSIQEVIENTAFINGPKVHEFQKNLEQYLGVKHVIPCANGTDALQIAMMGLGLKPGDEVITADFTFAATVEVIALLQLTPVLVDVNEDDFNINIEAIKQAITPKTKAIVPVHLFGQCANMEAIMEIAKEHDLFVIEDNAQAIGASYAYKDGRKVKAGTIGHVASTSFFPSKNLGCYGDGGAIFTNDDDLAHTIRGIVNHGMYERYHHDVVGVNSRLDSIQAAVLDAKLPHLDHYNRARQAAAIKYDKAFKNIDNVITPKVSATCSEDCDTSCQCHVFHQYTLKIKGVDRDALAKHLNESGIPCGVYYPIPLHNQKAYQDERYNEDDFKITNQLVKEVISLPMHTELDDEQIEYITSTIIKFING, encoded by the coding sequence ATGAAAAAAATTCAAATGGTTGACCTCAAAGGTCAGTATAGCGGCATAAAAGATGTCGTTAACACTTCTATCCAAGAAGTTATAGAAAACACTGCATTTATAAACGGACCTAAGGTTCATGAGTTTCAAAAGAATTTAGAGCAATATTTAGGAGTTAAACATGTTATTCCATGTGCCAATGGTACAGATGCATTGCAAATAGCAATGATGGGGTTAGGTTTAAAACCAGGAGATGAGGTTATTACAGCCGATTTTACTTTTGCCGCCACTGTAGAGGTGATTGCATTGTTACAGTTAACACCAGTATTGGTGGATGTTAATGAAGATGATTTCAATATAAATATTGAAGCCATTAAACAAGCCATCACTCCAAAAACTAAAGCTATTGTACCCGTTCATTTATTCGGTCAATGTGCCAACATGGAAGCTATAATGGAGATTGCAAAAGAACACGATCTATTTGTAATTGAAGATAATGCACAAGCTATCGGAGCATCTTACGCGTATAAAGACGGTAGAAAAGTTAAAGCAGGAACCATAGGTCATGTGGCGTCTACGTCTTTTTTCCCATCTAAAAATTTAGGCTGTTATGGTGATGGTGGAGCTATCTTTACTAACGATGACGATTTAGCACATACCATTAGAGGTATTGTTAACCACGGAATGTACGAGCGTTACCATCATGATGTGGTAGGAGTGAATTCTCGTTTGGATAGCATTCAAGCAGCCGTATTAGATGCTAAATTACCACATTTAGACCATTATAATAGAGCACGGCAAGCTGCAGCAATAAAATACGATAAAGCATTTAAAAATATTGATAACGTAATAACGCCAAAAGTATCTGCAACCTGTTCTGAGGATTGTGATACGTCTTGCCAATGTCATGTTTTTCACCAATATACACTTAAAATAAAGGGTGTAGATAGAGATGCGTTGGCTAAACATTTAAACGAAAGTGGTATTCCATGTGGCGTGTATTATCCAATTCCGCTTCACAACCAGAAAGCATATCAAGACGAAAGGTATAATGAAGATGATTTTAAAATAACAAATCAATTGGTAAAAGAAGTGATTTCGTTGCCTATGCACACTGAATTAGATGATGAACAAATAGAATATATTACATCAACAATTATAAAGTTTATAAATGGATAA
- a CDS encoding 3-deoxy-D-manno-octulosonic acid transferase, whose amino-acid sequence MGFIYNIGIRTAHFGLKCAAVFNEKIKKGVIGRQDTFKVLENALHPNDKTLWFHCASLGEYEQGLPVFKELRAHYKQHKIVLSFFSPSGFEIRKNSPIADVVVYLPLDSKRNAKKFIDIVNPELSIFVKYDIWPNFLNELKKRSLRAILISAAFRKNQSYFKFYGAELRRALFTFEHIFTQNDTSKTLLQSINYNNVTVSGDTRFDRVSSQLELDNSLDFIETFKDNKLCVVAGSTWPEGDSLLINYINSCYHEDVKFIIAPHNIKSSQINSFQDKLNTESVLYSTRHDTQLTNAQVFIIDTIGILTKVYNYADIAYVGGAMGHTGLHNTLEPAVFGVPIIIGSNHGKFPEAKAMIDLNGMFSISNQKEFDHILNELIENKQKRLASGRNNSDYIKKNKGAVVQILDYLRI is encoded by the coding sequence TTGGGTTTTATTTACAACATAGGTATACGTACAGCTCATTTTGGATTAAAGTGTGCGGCTGTTTTTAACGAAAAAATTAAAAAGGGTGTTATTGGTCGTCAAGACACTTTTAAAGTTCTTGAAAATGCATTACACCCAAACGATAAAACCTTATGGTTTCATTGTGCCTCTTTGGGCGAATACGAACAGGGGCTTCCTGTTTTTAAGGAGTTAAGAGCACATTATAAGCAGCATAAAATCGTACTCAGCTTTTTTTCGCCTTCTGGTTTCGAAATTCGAAAAAATTCTCCCATAGCAGATGTTGTGGTTTATTTGCCACTAGACAGTAAACGCAATGCCAAAAAGTTTATAGATATTGTTAATCCAGAGCTTTCCATTTTTGTTAAGTACGACATTTGGCCTAATTTTTTAAATGAATTAAAAAAGCGCTCATTGCGAGCTATTTTAATATCGGCTGCTTTTAGAAAAAACCAATCTTACTTTAAGTTTTATGGCGCCGAATTAAGACGGGCTTTATTTACTTTCGAGCATATTTTTACTCAAAATGACACTTCTAAAACCTTACTACAATCTATAAACTACAATAACGTAACGGTTAGTGGAGATACGCGTTTCGATCGTGTTTCCAGTCAGCTAGAATTAGACAATAGCCTAGATTTTATCGAAACGTTTAAAGACAACAAATTATGTGTAGTTGCTGGTAGTACATGGCCAGAGGGCGACAGTTTACTTATTAACTATATTAATAGCTGTTACCACGAGGATGTAAAGTTTATTATTGCTCCTCATAATATTAAATCTTCTCAAATAAATAGCTTTCAGGACAAGTTGAATACCGAATCGGTATTGTACTCCACAAGGCATGACACACAACTAACCAATGCTCAGGTTTTTATAATTGATACTATTGGTATTCTTACAAAAGTGTACAATTATGCGGATATTGCCTATGTTGGTGGGGCCATGGGTCATACTGGCTTGCATAACACTTTAGAACCTGCTGTATTTGGAGTACCTATTATTATTGGTTCTAATCATGGCAAGTTCCCTGAAGCGAAAGCCATGATAGATCTTAATGGCATGTTCTCTATTTCCAACCAAAAAGAATTTGATCATATTTTAAATGAATTGATCGAAAACAAACAAAAACGTCTGGCTTCTGGAAGGAATAATAGCGATTATATTAAAAAAAATAAAGGTGCTGTCGTCCAAATACTAGATTATCTGCGTATATAA
- a CDS encoding VCBS repeat-containing protein, whose translation MSSICSLYKKKWFFIFSLCLFFGCKKEQTKQDAVVVKKETLFESIPSNETGITFNNAIEESPGNFFIVYNYAYNGGGVAIGDINNDGLSDIYFTGNQVENKLYLNKGDFQFEDITDSAGVGGGEGWDNGVVMVDINGDNLLDIYVCKGGFRGTDEERRNLLYVNNGDNTFSEKAKDYNIADSGFSMMASFFDMDNDNDLDMYLINRPKYFFTSFDDIKKGREEQNPLHRDKLYENINGVYKEVGQKSGINQTYSYGLGLSTSDLNNDGFSDIYVANDYLESDYFFENKGNKTFEQNIQSITNHVAFYGMGIDVVDFNNDGYEDIVELDMTSPDHIRAKTSMASMNVDGYNYILNAGNHYQYMHNMLQVNNGNGYFSEISQFAGIDKTDWSWSCIGSDFDNDGLRDLFISNGFRRDIFDKDATSILLKYVDSELKRQRTKSENVDHIVNLFNENKIPNYIYKNNGGLKFSSKGKDWGLEAASFSNGAAVSDLDNDGDLDLVVNNINDNAFIYKNNSEKSGNRFLKLKLKGPKYNTLGLGAKITLFKNDSIQYHELKNVRGYLSSVDPIAHFGLGITTTIDSVKVVWPDKKINLITNVKANTLLTVDYQQAKVIKETRNKYNPVFKDVTRSAFLGNTVKHTENNFNDFKNQILLPHKLSTEGPCISVADVNNDGFEDFYIGGAVNQAGRLFLQRSNETFIESKQTDFLNDKGFEDVASAFFDANGDGSLDLYVVSGGNEFSEHSSEYQDRLYLNDGKGHFNKSNNLPEITSSGGCVIPLDYDADGDLDLFVGGRLVPNRYTSAPKSYLLQNNSGVFVDVTTQHAKALEFVGMVTDAAWEDIDGDSKNELLLVGEWMPISVFQIKEGIFVKQDMPALNKTNGWWNTIEAKDIDQDGDMDFVLGNLGENYKFKASEEKPFYVFAADYDKNGTNDVFLAKDYKNKIVPIRGKECSTEQLPGISKRFTTYNAFAEADLGSILDDKALTSQKHEVYMFQSVFLINNGGSFKIKKLPNEAQYSTVQSIEIDDFNKDGINDILLAGNKFNVEIETTRADASIGALLEGDKQFDFKAVKPSLSGVFLPTNVKDIKPIKLGKNAKGVLVGVNNGSMHLLKMSN comes from the coding sequence ATGTCATCAATATGCTCTCTCTACAAAAAAAAGTGGTTTTTCATTTTTAGTTTGTGTCTGTTTTTTGGATGTAAAAAGGAACAAACCAAACAAGATGCAGTTGTTGTAAAAAAAGAAACGTTATTCGAAAGTATACCCTCAAATGAAACAGGAATTACTTTTAATAATGCTATAGAAGAAAGCCCTGGTAATTTTTTTATCGTTTATAATTACGCTTATAATGGAGGAGGGGTTGCCATAGGAGACATTAATAATGATGGACTTTCAGATATTTATTTTACAGGAAATCAGGTTGAAAATAAATTATATTTAAATAAAGGTGATTTTCAATTTGAGGATATTACAGACTCAGCAGGTGTTGGAGGTGGAGAAGGTTGGGACAATGGAGTGGTCATGGTTGATATTAATGGAGATAATCTTTTAGATATATACGTTTGCAAAGGCGGCTTTCGGGGTACGGATGAAGAGCGCCGTAACCTTCTCTATGTTAATAATGGCGATAATACGTTTTCAGAAAAAGCCAAAGATTATAATATAGCAGATTCGGGATTTTCTATGATGGCTTCGTTTTTTGACATGGATAACGATAACGATCTCGACATGTATTTAATTAACCGCCCAAAATATTTTTTTACTTCGTTTGATGATATTAAAAAAGGTAGGGAAGAACAAAACCCTTTACACAGAGATAAGCTTTACGAAAATATAAACGGGGTTTATAAAGAGGTTGGCCAAAAATCTGGAATAAATCAAACCTATTCTTATGGTTTGGGACTATCAACTTCCGATTTAAATAACGATGGTTTTAGTGATATTTATGTTGCAAATGACTATTTGGAAAGCGATTACTTTTTTGAAAATAAAGGAAACAAAACCTTTGAGCAAAATATTCAATCTATAACCAATCATGTGGCATTTTATGGTATGGGCATAGATGTTGTAGATTTTAATAATGATGGTTACGAAGATATTGTAGAATTAGATATGACATCGCCAGATCATATTCGAGCCAAAACGAGTATGGCTTCTATGAATGTAGATGGTTATAATTACATTCTAAACGCAGGAAATCATTACCAGTATATGCATAATATGCTTCAGGTTAACAATGGTAATGGGTATTTTAGTGAAATAAGCCAGTTTGCTGGAATCGATAAGACCGATTGGAGTTGGTCTTGTATTGGTAGTGATTTTGATAACGACGGATTACGGGATTTGTTTATTTCCAATGGTTTTAGACGTGATATTTTTGACAAAGATGCAACCAGTATACTTCTGAAATATGTGGATTCTGAATTGAAAAGACAACGTACTAAAAGTGAAAATGTCGATCATATTGTAAATCTGTTTAATGAAAATAAAATCCCTAATTATATTTATAAAAACAATGGCGGATTAAAGTTTTCCAGTAAGGGAAAGGATTGGGGACTGGAGGCCGCTAGTTTCTCCAATGGAGCAGCTGTTAGTGATTTGGATAATGACGGAGATTTAGACCTTGTTGTAAATAATATTAATGATAACGCTTTTATTTACAAGAATAATTCTGAGAAATCAGGAAATCGTTTTTTAAAACTAAAACTAAAAGGACCAAAGTACAATACACTGGGATTAGGAGCGAAAATTACTTTGTTTAAAAACGATAGTATTCAGTATCACGAATTAAAGAATGTAAGGGGGTATTTGTCTTCGGTCGATCCTATTGCTCATTTTGGTCTGGGAATAACTACTACCATAGATTCAGTAAAAGTTGTTTGGCCAGATAAAAAGATAAACCTGATAACCAATGTAAAGGCAAATACACTTTTAACTGTAGATTATCAGCAAGCCAAAGTAATAAAAGAAACAAGAAACAAATACAATCCTGTTTTTAAGGATGTTACCAGGTCTGCTTTTTTAGGAAATACAGTGAAGCATACCGAAAACAATTTTAATGACTTCAAAAATCAGATATTATTACCTCACAAACTATCAACCGAGGGGCCATGTATATCTGTAGCAGATGTTAACAATGATGGGTTTGAAGATTTTTATATTGGAGGTGCGGTAAATCAAGCAGGGAGACTCTTTTTGCAGAGAAGCAACGAAACGTTTATAGAAAGTAAACAAACAGATTTTTTAAACGATAAAGGTTTTGAAGATGTAGCTTCTGCATTTTTTGATGCTAACGGAGATGGTTCTTTAGATTTATACGTTGTGAGTGGGGGAAATGAATTTTCTGAACATTCTTCTGAATATCAAGACAGATTGTATTTAAATGATGGTAAGGGGCATTTTAATAAATCTAACAATTTACCAGAGATTACTTCCAGTGGCGGTTGTGTCATACCGTTGGATTATGACGCTGATGGTGATCTGGATCTTTTTGTTGGGGGTAGATTGGTTCCAAACCGGTATACGAGTGCTCCAAAAAGTTATTTATTACAAAACAATTCAGGAGTTTTTGTAGATGTTACAACTCAGCACGCCAAAGCGTTGGAGTTTGTGGGTATGGTAACCGATGCAGCTTGGGAAGACATTGATGGGGATTCAAAAAATGAGCTGCTATTAGTAGGAGAATGGATGCCCATTAGTGTATTTCAAATAAAAGAAGGGATTTTTGTAAAACAAGATATGCCGGCTTTAAATAAAACCAATGGATGGTGGAACACCATAGAAGCAAAAGATATTGATCAAGATGGCGATATGGATTTTGTATTAGGAAACCTTGGTGAAAACTATAAATTCAAGGCCAGCGAAGAAAAACCATTTTATGTTTTTGCTGCAGATTATGATAAAAATGGGACAAATGATGTCTTTTTGGCTAAAGATTATAAAAATAAAATTGTTCCAATACGGGGGAAAGAATGTTCTACAGAACAATTACCCGGTATATCAAAAAGGTTTACCACCTATAATGCGTTTGCGGAGGCAGATTTAGGATCCATATTGGATGATAAGGCACTTACGTCGCAGAAACATGAAGTTTATATGTTTCAATCAGTATTTTTAATTAATAATGGTGGTTCATTTAAAATAAAAAAGCTTCCAAATGAAGCGCAGTATTCTACAGTGCAAAGCATAGAAATAGACGATTTTAATAAAGACGGCATTAATGATATTTTACTTGCAGGAAATAAATTCAATGTTGAGATAGAAACCACACGTGCCGATGCTTCTATTGGAGCGTTATTAGAAGGTGATAAACAATTTGATTTTAAAGCTGTAAAGCCTTCTTTAAGTGGTGTCTTTTTGCCTACGAATGTTAAAGATATAAAGCCTATAAAACTTGGTAAAAATGCCAAAGGAGTTTTAGTAGGAGTTAATAATGGCTCCATGCACTTGCTGAAAATGTCTAACTAA